A single genomic interval of Saccharothrix saharensis harbors:
- a CDS encoding HAD family hydrolase, producing the protein MTWRPRLIALDIDGTITPVGREDVAPAVRAAIGRAVDHGAHVVLSTGRSLVGTRPIVDDLGLRGTTAICSNGAVWWDTTTREVIRKVEFDPGPSVERLRALLPDAVFAVELTGVGNLAFGRFPDGDLWGEVREVPYEELVATPTSRLVMRWVGRTPEELALRMLDIELPGVTASCDHNEPWLTLTPPGVTKGAALEVLRSELGVPEQDTLAIGDGSNDVAMLRWAAHGVAMGQAPVAVQEVADAVTGTVLDDGAAIVLDRYFGA; encoded by the coding sequence GTGACCTGGAGACCACGCCTGATCGCCCTGGACATCGACGGCACCATCACCCCGGTCGGCCGCGAGGACGTCGCCCCCGCCGTGCGCGCGGCCATCGGCCGAGCCGTCGACCACGGCGCCCACGTCGTCCTCTCCACCGGCCGCAGCCTCGTCGGCACCCGGCCGATCGTCGACGACCTCGGCCTGCGCGGCACCACCGCGATCTGCTCGAACGGCGCGGTCTGGTGGGACACGACCACCCGCGAGGTGATCCGCAAGGTCGAGTTCGACCCCGGGCCGTCGGTCGAGCGGCTGCGCGCCCTGCTGCCCGACGCGGTGTTCGCGGTCGAGCTGACCGGCGTGGGCAACCTGGCGTTCGGCCGGTTCCCGGACGGCGACCTGTGGGGCGAGGTGCGGGAGGTGCCCTACGAGGAGCTGGTGGCCACGCCGACGTCCCGGCTGGTCATGCGGTGGGTCGGCCGCACGCCCGAGGAGCTGGCGCTGCGGATGCTGGACATCGAGCTGCCCGGCGTGACGGCGTCGTGCGACCACAACGAGCCGTGGCTGACGTTGACGCCTCCCGGCGTGACCAAGGGCGCGGCGCTGGAGGTCCTGCGGTCCGAGCTCGGCGTGCCCGAGCAGGACACGCTGGCCATCGGCGACGGCTCCAACGACGTGGCGATGCTGCGCTGGGCCGCGCACGGCGTGGCGATGGGCCAGGCGCCGGTCGCCGTCCAGGAGGTCGCCGACGCGGTCACCGGCACCGTCCTCGACGACGGCGCGGCCATCGTGCTGGACCGGTACTTCGGGGCGTAG
- the trmB gene encoding tRNA (guanosine(46)-N7)-methyltransferase TrmB — MTVGQQRAWDRHWERLGREVKALPAGPVHFDEWFGREAPVVLEIGSGMGETTARLVAAAPDVNYVAVEVYKPGLAQLLLRAEALDVTNLRVLRGDAVDLLTEHVEPGALAEVRIYFPDPWPKKKHHKRRLVQPAFVHLVATRLEPGGVLHLATDWEEYAEQMLEVCSAEPLLRNRHDRWAPRPDWRPVTKFEQRAVEEDRVSHDLMFERVELT, encoded by the coding sequence ATGACCGTGGGGCAGCAGCGCGCATGGGACCGCCACTGGGAGCGCTTGGGCCGCGAGGTCAAGGCGCTCCCGGCCGGTCCCGTGCACTTCGACGAGTGGTTCGGGCGCGAGGCCCCGGTCGTCCTCGAGATCGGCTCCGGGATGGGCGAGACCACCGCCCGGCTCGTCGCCGCCGCGCCCGACGTCAACTACGTGGCCGTCGAGGTCTACAAGCCCGGCCTGGCGCAGCTGCTGCTGCGGGCCGAGGCGCTCGACGTGACCAACCTGCGGGTCCTGCGCGGTGACGCGGTCGACCTGCTCACCGAGCACGTGGAGCCCGGCGCGCTGGCCGAGGTGCGGATCTACTTCCCCGACCCGTGGCCGAAGAAGAAGCACCACAAGCGCCGGCTCGTGCAGCCCGCGTTCGTGCACCTGGTCGCGACCCGGCTCGAGCCCGGCGGCGTGCTGCACCTGGCGACGGACTGGGAGGAGTACGCCGAGCAGATGCTGGAGGTGTGCTCGGCCGAGCCGCTGCTGCGCAACCGGCACGACCGCTGGGCACCTCGCCCGGACTGGCGGCCGGTGACGAAGTTCGAGCAGCGGGCCGTCGAGGAGGACCGGGTCAGCCACGACCTGATGTTCGAGCGGGTGGAACTCACCTGA
- a CDS encoding response regulator: MIRVLLVDDQELMRMGFRMVLGAQEDVDVVGEAANGLDAVQLADRLRPDVVLMDVRMPVLDGVEATKRIAEAGTAKVLVMTTFDLDEYALSALRNGASGFLLKDTPPGDLVSALRAVASGDAVVSPSVTKRLLSRFLGEGGGELRDAAVLEALTEREREVLVLIAKGLSNTEIARKLFLSEATVKTHVGRILAKLDLRDRVQAVVLAYETGLVRPGDV; encoded by the coding sequence GTGATCCGCGTACTGCTAGTGGACGACCAGGAGCTCATGCGCATGGGCTTCCGCATGGTGCTCGGCGCGCAGGAGGACGTCGACGTGGTCGGCGAGGCCGCCAACGGGCTCGACGCCGTGCAGCTCGCCGACCGCCTGCGACCCGACGTGGTGCTGATGGACGTGCGCATGCCCGTGCTCGACGGGGTCGAGGCGACCAAGCGGATCGCCGAGGCGGGCACCGCGAAGGTGCTCGTGATGACCACGTTCGACCTGGACGAGTACGCGTTGTCGGCGCTGCGCAACGGCGCGTCCGGGTTCCTGCTCAAGGACACGCCGCCGGGTGACCTGGTGTCCGCGTTGCGGGCGGTGGCCAGCGGTGACGCGGTGGTGTCGCCTTCGGTGACCAAGCGGCTGCTGAGCCGGTTCCTCGGCGAGGGCGGCGGCGAGCTGCGGGACGCGGCGGTGCTGGAGGCGCTGACCGAGCGGGAGCGCGAGGTGCTGGTGCTGATCGCCAAGGGGCTGTCGAACACCGAGATCGCGCGCAAGCTGTTCCTGTCGGAGGCCACGGTGAAGACGCACGTGGGGCGCATCCTGGCCAAGCTCGACCTGCGCGACCGCGTGCAGGCCGTGGTGCTGGCGTACGAGACGGGGCTGGTCCGGCCCGGCGACGTCTGA
- a CDS encoding sensor histidine kinase — MRAHPVFGDSLMAGLLLVFDLGVLGANQSTVPGSTLLFVGAMMIVPVVFRRKHPLGSSYVILFGGAVQLLTHGDLQTGMPIRLADFSLAIALYTVVAYVGRRQGLLYSIWLAVGTFVWALWPMGAGVEAAFIVFVIAVIFGFSWAMGEFVGARRAYNRELEQRLKLLETERDQQARIAVGEERSRIARELHDVVAHAVSVMVVQADGASYAIRTNPDLAEAAVRTIADTGRQALTELRRLLGVLRSEDQSGTQWVPQPDAGDLHELAENCRAAGLPVRLETAGELSALPAGLGLGVYRIVQEALTNTLKHAGSGATATVRVTQAADQVEVEVADDGFGTPHDLVAVSGGNGLIGMRERAGVLGGTLEAGPNPGGGWRVRAVLPLVPS; from the coding sequence ATGCGAGCGCACCCGGTCTTCGGGGACTCCCTGATGGCCGGGTTGCTGCTCGTGTTCGACCTGGGCGTGCTGGGCGCCAACCAGTCGACGGTCCCGGGGTCCACGCTGCTGTTCGTCGGCGCGATGATGATCGTGCCGGTGGTGTTCCGCCGCAAGCACCCGCTGGGCTCGTCCTACGTGATCCTGTTCGGCGGGGCGGTCCAGCTGCTCACCCACGGCGACCTCCAGACCGGGATGCCGATCCGGCTGGCGGACTTCTCGCTGGCCATCGCGCTCTACACGGTGGTCGCCTACGTCGGCAGGCGGCAAGGCCTGCTCTACTCGATCTGGCTCGCGGTCGGCACTTTCGTGTGGGCGCTGTGGCCCATGGGCGCGGGCGTCGAGGCCGCGTTCATCGTGTTCGTGATCGCGGTGATCTTCGGGTTCAGCTGGGCGATGGGCGAGTTCGTCGGCGCCCGCCGCGCCTACAACCGGGAGCTGGAGCAGCGGCTCAAGCTGCTGGAGACCGAACGCGACCAGCAGGCCCGCATCGCGGTGGGCGAGGAGCGGTCGCGGATCGCGCGGGAGCTGCACGACGTGGTCGCGCACGCGGTGAGCGTGATGGTGGTGCAGGCCGACGGCGCGAGCTACGCGATCAGGACCAACCCGGACCTCGCCGAGGCCGCCGTGCGAACCATCGCCGACACCGGCCGGCAGGCGTTGACCGAGCTGCGGCGGTTGCTGGGCGTGCTGCGGTCGGAGGACCAGTCCGGCACGCAGTGGGTGCCCCAGCCGGACGCGGGCGACCTGCACGAACTGGCCGAGAACTGCCGGGCCGCCGGGCTGCCCGTGCGGCTGGAGACCGCCGGCGAGCTGTCCGCGCTGCCCGCGGGCCTCGGGCTCGGCGTCTACCGGATCGTGCAGGAGGCGTTGACCAACACGCTCAAGCACGCGGGCTCCGGCGCCACCGCGACCGTCCGCGTCACCCAGGCGGCCGACCAGGTGGAGGTGGAGGTGGCCGACGACGGGTTCGGCACGCCCCACGACCTGGTCGCGGTGTCCGGCGGCAACGGGCTGATCGGCATGCGCGAACGCGCGGGCGTGCTCGGCGGCACGCTGGAGGCGGGGCCCAACCCGGGCGGTGGCTGGCGGGTCCGCGCCGTGCTGCCGCTGGTCCCGTCGTAG
- a CDS encoding nitric oxide synthase oxygenase, whose product MTAVDNEPITLDVDAAEGFLRMFHIAHPEAGPVGPRLAEVREEVAETGTYRHTTHELAYGARIALRDSGWCTSGVPWRRLKVRDLRGFRNAGAVAAECVEHLRLATNGGEIRPLVTVFAPDTPTAPGPCVWNEQLVRYAGHGDGSGDRRYREFTDAVRGMGWRPPAPPGRFDLLPLVVETAHEGVRLFDVPPDVVHEVLLEHPDLPWFGRLGLRWHAVPVITNMRLVIGGVTYPAAPFNSWFVGSEIGARSLADEHAYGAARPVAEALGLDTSTERSLWRDRAVVELNRAVLHSFDLAAVTITDHHAESRHRLSWLRSRQRHSGNRPAFRLDPAAARRARAGGPARFSPAPEETTQPQSPGRLAELLRRRVEGVGGAVGG is encoded by the coding sequence GTGACCGCAGTGGACAACGAACCGATAACGCTCGACGTGGACGCGGCGGAGGGCTTCCTCCGCATGTTCCACATCGCCCACCCCGAAGCCGGCCCCGTCGGACCACGCCTCGCCGAGGTCCGCGAGGAGGTCGCCGAGACCGGCACCTACCGGCACACCACCCACGAGCTGGCCTACGGCGCGCGGATCGCGCTGCGCGACTCCGGCTGGTGCACCAGCGGCGTGCCGTGGCGCCGGCTCAAGGTCCGCGACCTGCGCGGGTTCCGCAACGCGGGCGCGGTGGCCGCCGAGTGCGTCGAGCACCTGCGCCTGGCCACCAACGGCGGCGAGATCCGCCCGCTGGTCACCGTGTTCGCGCCGGACACCCCGACCGCGCCCGGCCCGTGCGTCTGGAACGAGCAGCTGGTCCGGTACGCGGGCCACGGCGACGGCTCCGGCGACCGCCGCTACCGCGAGTTCACCGACGCCGTGCGGGGGATGGGCTGGCGACCGCCCGCCCCGCCCGGCCGCTTCGACCTGCTGCCGCTGGTCGTGGAGACCGCGCACGAGGGCGTGCGGCTGTTCGACGTGCCGCCCGACGTGGTGCACGAGGTGCTGCTGGAACACCCCGACCTGCCGTGGTTCGGCCGGCTCGGCCTGCGCTGGCACGCGGTGCCCGTGATCACCAACATGCGGCTGGTGATCGGCGGCGTCACCTACCCCGCCGCACCGTTCAACTCGTGGTTCGTCGGCTCCGAGATCGGCGCGCGCAGCCTCGCCGACGAGCACGCCTACGGCGCGGCCCGACCCGTCGCCGAGGCACTGGGTCTGGACACGTCCACCGAGCGCTCCCTGTGGCGCGACCGCGCCGTGGTGGAGCTGAACCGGGCCGTGCTGCACTCGTTCGACCTCGCCGCGGTGACCATCACCGACCACCACGCCGAGTCCCGGCACCGGCTGTCCTGGCTGCGCTCCCGGCAGCGCCACTCCGGCAACCGGCCCGCGTTCCGGCTCGACCCGGCGGCGGCCCGCCGCGCCCGGGCGGGCGGACCCGCCCGCTTCTCCCCCGCACCCGAGGAGACGACGCAGCCGCAGTCACCCGGCCGCCTCGCCGAACTGCTCCGGCGACGCGTCGAAGGCGTCGGCGGAGCAGTCGGCGGTTGA
- a CDS encoding TetR/AcrR family transcriptional regulator, with the protein MARPKTITDERLLTAAGEVIAHKGPGFTVADVAERAGVSVGTVAGRFGSKSGLLQALTRQTSAENVRRMRAAADAAVDPAEGLRAALLTWFEGMVDPAEAQNHLAQLGVDLIDPELRALLADLYEVTERTVLELTRRVDLPRGPGPERAARVLTGLLYGGSMDWSVRPRGELADRLAEDVDAVLDAWKGR; encoded by the coding sequence GTGGCCCGACCGAAGACGATCACGGACGAGCGGTTGCTGACCGCCGCGGGCGAGGTGATCGCCCACAAGGGACCGGGGTTCACCGTCGCGGACGTGGCCGAGCGGGCGGGCGTCTCGGTGGGCACGGTGGCCGGCCGGTTCGGCTCGAAGAGCGGTCTGCTCCAGGCGTTGACCAGGCAGACCAGCGCGGAGAACGTGCGGCGGATGCGCGCGGCGGCCGATGCGGCGGTCGACCCGGCCGAGGGGCTGCGGGCGGCGCTGCTGACCTGGTTCGAGGGCATGGTGGACCCGGCCGAGGCGCAGAACCACCTGGCCCAGCTCGGTGTCGACCTGATCGACCCGGAGCTGCGCGCGCTGCTCGCCGACCTCTACGAGGTGACCGAGCGGACCGTGCTGGAGCTCACCCGCCGGGTGGACCTCCCGCGCGGTCCCGGGCCGGAACGCGCGGCGCGGGTGCTCACCGGGCTGCTCTACGGCGGGTCGATGGACTGGTCGGTGCGGCCGCGCGGCGAGCTGGCCGACCGGCTGGCGGAGGACGTGGACGCGGTGTTGGACGCTTGGAAGGGGAGATGA
- a CDS encoding dynamin family protein yields the protein MTTQAKQLAGPLSAAVANLCVGLQPQVSPATAAGFREVLRRLSAPLQVAVAGRIKSGKSTLVNALIGRRVAPTDVGECTRLVTRFQYGTVDRIEVVFTDGRKQVLPFEANGSIPPDLGVDVERVSHVEAYLTNAVLRDLTVIDTPGLGSLDAASVARTEALLSGELDPVSRNAVAGAEAVLYVVTQGVRSDDQQALAAFTAATASREAGPVNAIAVLNKADTIAAETVEGANGDTWQAAVLLAERQARTLKPRVADVLPVIGLVAESTETGGFTSADADALRKLAELDDATRETMLISADLFVGWECDVPVGTRTRLLEKLDLYGIRKALEAVDAEPTITAGALRRKLLDASGLDGVRAKLNAVFRSRADGIKAAAALASVTSLAAASGDPNERQRVHDAIEVLLAKPEAHQLRLLEALTLVASGAVAMPNDLVEEVLRFGSSPEVSEQLGLRGRPPHELMAYALERAGWWRSFASFGATPAQSRVAHVVHRAYFLIWQQLRGRR from the coding sequence GTGACGACGCAGGCCAAGCAGCTCGCCGGTCCGCTCTCGGCGGCGGTCGCGAACCTCTGCGTCGGTCTGCAGCCGCAGGTCTCGCCGGCGACCGCGGCCGGGTTCCGCGAGGTGCTGCGGCGGCTGTCCGCGCCGTTGCAGGTCGCCGTCGCGGGCCGGATCAAGTCCGGCAAGTCGACGCTGGTCAACGCGCTGATCGGGCGTCGTGTCGCGCCCACGGACGTCGGCGAGTGCACCCGGTTGGTGACCCGCTTCCAGTACGGCACGGTGGACCGGATCGAGGTGGTGTTCACCGACGGCCGCAAGCAGGTGCTGCCGTTCGAGGCGAACGGCTCGATCCCGCCGGACCTGGGCGTGGACGTCGAGCGGGTGTCGCACGTCGAGGCCTACCTGACCAACGCGGTGCTGCGGGACCTGACCGTGATCGACACGCCGGGCCTCGGCTCGCTCGACGCGGCGTCGGTGGCGCGCACCGAGGCGCTGCTGAGCGGGGAGCTGGACCCGGTGTCGCGCAACGCCGTGGCCGGCGCGGAAGCCGTGCTGTACGTCGTCACGCAGGGCGTGCGGTCGGACGACCAGCAGGCGCTGGCCGCGTTCACCGCCGCCACCGCGAGCCGTGAAGCGGGCCCGGTGAACGCCATCGCGGTGCTGAACAAAGCCGACACGATCGCCGCGGAGACCGTCGAGGGCGCGAACGGCGACACGTGGCAGGCGGCCGTGCTGCTGGCCGAGCGGCAGGCGCGGACCCTCAAGCCGCGCGTCGCGGACGTGCTGCCGGTGATCGGCCTGGTCGCCGAGTCGACCGAGACCGGCGGCTTCACCTCGGCCGACGCCGACGCGCTGCGCAAGCTGGCCGAGCTGGACGACGCGACCCGCGAGACCATGCTGATCTCGGCCGACCTGTTCGTGGGCTGGGAGTGCGACGTACCGGTCGGCACCCGCACCCGGCTGCTGGAGAAGCTGGACCTCTACGGCATCCGCAAGGCGCTGGAGGCCGTGGACGCCGAGCCGACCATCACCGCGGGCGCGCTGCGCCGCAAGCTGCTCGACGCCTCCGGGCTGGACGGCGTGCGGGCCAAGCTGAACGCGGTGTTCCGGTCGCGGGCCGACGGCATCAAGGCCGCCGCCGCGCTGGCGTCGGTGACGTCGCTGGCCGCCGCCTCCGGCGACCCGAACGAGCGGCAGCGCGTGCACGACGCGATCGAGGTGCTGCTGGCCAAGCCGGAGGCGCACCAGCTACGGCTGCTGGAGGCGTTGACGCTGGTCGCGTCGGGGGCCGTGGCGATGCCGAACGACCTGGTGGAAGAGGTGCTGCGGTTCGGCAGCTCGCCGGAGGTGTCCGAGCAGCTCGGCCTGCGCGGCAGACCGCCGCACGAGCTCATGGCGTACGCGCTGGAACGCGCCGGCTGGTGGCGTTCCTTCGCGTCGTTCGGCGCGACGCCCGCGCAGAGCCGCGTGGCCCACGTGGTGCACCGGGCGTACTTCCTGATCTGGCAACAACTGCGGGGACGGCGATGA
- a CDS encoding S8 family serine peptidase — protein MTGRAVVAAVLIALVCPGVARAQTIEEQQWHLAALGVPAAHATTRGDGVVVAVVDSGVDDTRPDLAGALLPGTGFGSAAGTDGTEDNDGHGTAMATLIAGRAVDGGALGVAPGAMILPVSVGADGDKFTTASVAEGVTWAVDHGADVINLSLTSLATLTPDLLRAVNYAFDHDAVVVAGTGNDGDEHVGAPANIKGVIAVSGTVEGNGPWPESNTGPETVLAAPAQRIVTAVPVKVVDTGYAEVDGTSAATALVSGAAALVRARYPDLDAGNVVNRLIATATDLLAPGRDNATGFGQVDPVAALTADVPRVERNPLAPPPRTSSAEPPPTTAEGELAAPPPVADGGTRLLVAFGGLTAVGVVVAVVSLLLARRSRIRRVPVPVVTEIPPPSDDFWRGDRF, from the coding sequence GTGACGGGGAGAGCGGTGGTCGCCGCCGTCTTGATCGCGCTGGTGTGCCCGGGGGTTGCCCGCGCGCAGACGATCGAGGAGCAGCAGTGGCACCTGGCCGCCCTGGGCGTCCCGGCCGCGCACGCCACCACGCGCGGTGACGGGGTGGTCGTCGCGGTGGTCGACTCGGGCGTGGACGACACGCGGCCCGACCTCGCGGGCGCGCTGCTGCCGGGCACCGGGTTCGGCTCGGCGGCCGGCACCGACGGCACGGAGGACAACGACGGCCACGGCACCGCGATGGCGACGCTGATCGCCGGCCGGGCGGTGGACGGCGGCGCGCTGGGTGTGGCGCCGGGCGCGATGATCCTGCCGGTCTCGGTCGGCGCGGACGGCGACAAGTTCACCACCGCGTCCGTCGCCGAGGGCGTGACCTGGGCCGTCGACCACGGCGCCGACGTGATCAACCTGTCGCTGACCTCGCTCGCCACGCTCACCCCGGACCTGCTGCGCGCGGTCAACTACGCGTTCGACCACGACGCCGTGGTGGTCGCGGGCACCGGCAACGACGGCGACGAGCACGTGGGCGCGCCGGCCAACATCAAAGGCGTCATCGCGGTCTCGGGCACGGTCGAGGGCAACGGACCGTGGCCGGAGTCCAACACCGGCCCCGAGACGGTGCTGGCCGCGCCCGCCCAGCGGATCGTCACCGCGGTGCCGGTGAAGGTGGTGGACACCGGCTACGCCGAGGTGGACGGCACGAGCGCGGCGACGGCCCTGGTCTCCGGCGCGGCGGCGCTGGTGCGCGCCCGCTACCCCGACCTGGACGCGGGCAACGTGGTGAACCGGCTCATCGCCACCGCGACCGACCTGCTCGCGCCGGGCCGGGACAACGCGACCGGCTTCGGGCAGGTCGACCCGGTGGCCGCGCTGACCGCCGACGTCCCGCGGGTGGAGCGCAACCCGCTCGCGCCGCCGCCGCGCACGTCGTCGGCCGAACCGCCACCGACGACGGCGGAAGGCGAACTGGCCGCGCCACCGCCCGTCGCGGACGGCGGCACCAGGTTGTTGGTGGCGTTCGGCGGATTGACCGCGGTCGGCGTCGTGGTGGCCGTGGTGAGCCTGCTGCTGGCCCGGCGCAGTCGAATCCGGCGGGTGCCGGTGCCGGTCGTCACCGAAATCCCGCCGCCGTCCGACGACTTCTGGCGCGGCGACCGGTTCTGA
- a CDS encoding ABC transporter ATP-binding protein, whose amino-acid sequence MIEAIGLTKRYGKTVAVDNLSFTVEPGRVTGFLGPNGAGKSTTMRMILGLDRPSAGQVLIDGKPYARLDRPLRTVGALLDAKWVHPNRSARAHLQWLAKSNGLPDRRVDEVLEMVGLTKVAKRRAGGFSLGMSQRLGIAGALLGDPKVLLFDEPVNGLDPEGILWIRQFMQGLAAEGRTVLVSSHLLSEMALTAQDLVVIGRGKLISQSSTTEFVERSTENTVRVRSPHADKLGAMLVDKGFTVREDADGSLTVSGALSDEIGDIAASGGVVLHELSPQRGSLEQAFMQLTGDSVEYHAELAETGK is encoded by the coding sequence ATGATCGAGGCTATCGGCCTCACCAAGCGCTACGGGAAGACGGTGGCGGTGGACAACTTGTCGTTCACCGTCGAGCCCGGTCGGGTCACCGGCTTCCTCGGCCCGAACGGGGCGGGCAAGTCCACCACCATGCGCATGATCCTCGGCCTCGACCGGCCGAGCGCGGGGCAGGTGCTGATCGACGGCAAGCCGTACGCGCGGCTCGACCGCCCGCTGCGCACCGTCGGCGCGCTGCTCGACGCCAAGTGGGTGCACCCGAACCGGTCCGCCCGCGCGCACCTGCAGTGGCTGGCCAAGTCCAACGGCCTGCCCGACCGCCGGGTGGACGAGGTGCTGGAGATGGTCGGCCTGACCAAGGTCGCCAAGCGCCGCGCCGGCGGCTTCTCCCTGGGCATGTCCCAGCGGCTCGGCATCGCGGGCGCCCTGCTGGGCGACCCGAAGGTGCTGCTGTTCGACGAGCCGGTCAACGGCCTGGACCCCGAGGGCATCCTCTGGATCCGCCAGTTCATGCAGGGCCTGGCCGCCGAGGGCCGCACCGTGCTGGTGTCGAGCCACCTGCTGTCGGAGATGGCGCTGACCGCGCAGGACCTCGTGGTGATCGGCCGCGGCAAGCTCATCTCGCAGTCCAGCACCACCGAGTTCGTCGAGCGGTCCACCGAGAACACCGTGCGGGTGCGCAGCCCGCACGCGGACAAGCTGGGCGCGATGCTGGTCGACAAGGGCTTCACCGTCCGTGAGGACGCCGACGGTTCGCTCACCGTGTCGGGTGCGCTCAGCGACGAGATCGGGGACATCGCGGCGAGCGGCGGCGTGGTGCTGCACGAGCTGAGCCCGCAACGCGGTTCGCTCGAACAGGCATTCATGCAGCTCACCGGCGATTCTGTCGAGTACCACGCCGAACTCGCCGAGACGGGGAAGTGA
- a CDS encoding ABC transporter ATP-binding protein produces MIEATGLTKHYGRTVAVDDLAFRVEPGRVTGFLGPNGAGKSTTMRMILGLDRPTRGRVTVKGQDYRSLREPLRVVGALLDAKWVHPNRSARAHLLWLARSNRIPAARVDEVLDMVGLTQVAKRRAGGFSLGMSQRLGIAGALLGDPEVLLFDEPVNGLDPEGILWIRQFMHRLADEGRTVFVSSHLLSEMAQTAQDLIVIGRGRLIAQTSTERFIADATEDTVRVRSPQLDRLRELLDGRARVAEAAAPDGALVVHGVEPAFIGELAASNGITLHELSPQLGSLEEAFMQLTKESVEYHAAD; encoded by the coding sequence ATGATCGAAGCGACCGGCCTCACCAAGCACTACGGCAGGACCGTGGCCGTGGACGACCTGGCGTTCCGCGTGGAGCCGGGCCGGGTCACCGGGTTCCTCGGGCCCAACGGGGCGGGCAAGTCCACCACCATGCGGATGATCCTGGGCCTGGACCGCCCCACCCGCGGCCGCGTCACCGTGAAGGGGCAGGACTACCGGTCGCTGCGGGAGCCGTTGCGGGTCGTCGGCGCGCTGCTGGACGCGAAGTGGGTGCACCCGAACCGGTCCGCCCGCGCGCACCTGCTGTGGCTGGCCCGGTCGAACCGCATCCCCGCCGCGCGCGTGGACGAGGTGCTCGACATGGTCGGCCTCACCCAGGTCGCCAAGCGCCGCGCCGGCGGCTTCTCCCTGGGCATGTCCCAGCGCCTGGGCATCGCGGGCGCGTTGCTGGGCGACCCCGAGGTGCTGCTGTTCGACGAGCCGGTCAACGGCCTGGACCCGGAGGGCATCCTCTGGATCCGCCAGTTCATGCACCGGCTCGCCGACGAGGGCCGCACCGTCTTCGTCTCCAGCCACCTGCTGTCGGAGATGGCGCAGACCGCGCAGGACCTGATCGTGATCGGGCGCGGCCGGCTCATCGCGCAGACCAGCACCGAGCGGTTCATCGCCGACGCCACCGAGGACACCGTCCGCGTCCGCTCGCCGCAGCTGGACCGGCTGCGCGAGCTGCTGGACGGGCGGGCCCGGGTGGCCGAGGCCGCCGCGCCGGACGGCGCGCTCGTCGTGCACGGCGTCGAGCCCGCGTTCATCGGCGAGCTGGCCGCGTCGAACGGCATCACGTTGCACGAGTTGAGCCCGCAACTCGGTTCCCTGGAGGAGGCCTTCATGCAACTCACGAAGGAATCCGTGGAATACCACGCGGCCGACTGA
- a CDS encoding SDR family oxidoreductase, translating to MASLEGKVAAVTGATRGAGRAIAVELGAAGATVFVGGRSTRGHKSPIGRDETIEETAELVTAAGGRGIPVRCDFTAPSDVDAFRARIESEVDGRLDVLVDDVWGGEADTEFKVFWEQDLDRQLRMWRNSLEAHFVALHRLLPLLVAKPGGLLVEVTDGDSDEFYSGSLAYDSVKVAIRRFGTVMAKELEAFGGTSVAVTPGFLRSEQMLEHFGVTEENWRDAIAKEPHYAMSETPHYVGRGVAALAADPDRHRFTGKALASWTLMREYGFTDLDGSRPDWGRWYEEVFKAGVDPTTADASQYR from the coding sequence ATGGCGTCGTTGGAGGGCAAGGTCGCGGCGGTCACGGGGGCGACGCGGGGCGCGGGGCGTGCCATCGCGGTCGAGCTGGGCGCGGCGGGTGCGACGGTGTTCGTCGGCGGCCGGTCGACGCGCGGGCACAAGTCGCCGATCGGCCGGGACGAGACGATCGAGGAGACCGCGGAGCTCGTCACGGCGGCGGGTGGCCGGGGCATCCCGGTGCGGTGCGACTTCACCGCGCCATCGGACGTGGACGCGTTCCGCGCCCGCATCGAGTCCGAAGTGGACGGCCGGCTGGACGTCCTGGTGGACGACGTGTGGGGCGGTGAGGCGGACACCGAGTTCAAGGTGTTCTGGGAGCAGGACCTGGACCGCCAGCTGCGGATGTGGCGCAACAGCTTGGAGGCGCACTTCGTCGCGCTGCACCGGCTGCTGCCGCTGCTGGTCGCCAAGCCGGGCGGCCTGCTGGTCGAGGTGACCGACGGCGACAGCGACGAGTTCTACAGCGGGTCGCTGGCCTACGACTCGGTGAAGGTCGCGATCCGGCGGTTCGGCACCGTGATGGCGAAGGAGCTGGAGGCGTTCGGCGGCACGTCGGTCGCCGTCACGCCCGGGTTCCTGCGGTCGGAGCAGATGCTGGAGCACTTCGGCGTGACGGAGGAGAACTGGCGCGACGCGATCGCCAAGGAGCCGCACTACGCGATGTCCGAGACGCCGCACTACGTCGGGCGCGGCGTCGCGGCACTGGCCGCCGACCCCGACCGCCACCGGTTCACCGGCAAGGCGCTCGCGTCCTGGACCCTGATGCGGGAGTACGGCTTCACCGACCTGGACGGGTCACGGCCGGACTGGGGCCGCTGGTACGAGGAGGTCTTCAAGGCGGGCGTGGACCCGACCACGGCGGACGCGTCGCAGTACCGCTGA